The DNA segment TCTCCACTTTTTTTAGGTGATCCTTCTTTTATTTTATCTCTAACTTCATTACTCACCTCAACTACTGCACCTTTTAAACTTTCCTCAGTCAGCTTAGAATATTCCTTTAAACCCTTTGTTATCTCCGCAGCGAGTGAGTCAATAGTTGTCCTCTTAGTCATAGCTATTAACTCCCTTAACCCTTAAGAACTTTTTATCTTTACTAAAGACATCTACTTCTAATATGTCAAAAAATTTATTGTTATACTTTATTCTATATTCTAACGTATTGAGTTCTTTTAATTCTGGCGTTTTTCTAACCACAAAAGAAATCACTTCTGAACTTCTATTAACACCGTGTCTTTCTACCTCACTTGAAGTTACCAATTTTAAATTAGACCAACAAGTAAAAAAATCACTCCATGTTTCTAATTGTTGATGCAATTCATCAAATTCTAAAACTACTTTTTGAAAAGTAATTCTAGTATCTAGTTCTACAATATCCATCTTAAAACTCCTCTTTCCTATGATTAAATAGTAACGCTCTAAGAATTAGTGTTAATTCTCTAAAATCAGCATTTTCTCTATGTTCATAAAGATAAGCAACTGTATATAATATTGGTATTTTAAATTCATCAAAATCATGCTCATCACCTAACTCTGAAAAACTACTCACCCTTAGTATTCCTAAGCATAATTTTTTAGCTGTAAACAGAAGTGATAAGATTAACTCATCATCTTCTGTTGTATCAACTCTCAAATAGTTTTTAACTTGTTCAAGTTTTAATTCCATAGCTTATATTATCCTTTGATTGGTAATATCTGAACTGCTTCTGGTAATACTAGCTTACCATCAACTCTTTCTTTAGCTACAAATCCAATCATACCATTACCAGCGAATAATTCTTGGAGTTCCTTAAATGAACGAGCACCTCTATCACCTATGTTATAATATCTAAAATCACCGAAAGCAATTTTATTTTCTGGTGCAAAAGCCGAAGTATACACTGGGTATCCTGCTAATTTATCAGGCTCCCCTAATTGATATGATGGCTGCCAAATATATGCTCCATTGTTATCTTTTAGTTTTCTGATATTAGCTATTATTTTATCGTTTAAAATAAATGCTGCATTTTTTCTATATGGTCGTTTTAAAGCATGAATTAAATTGATAATGTCATCAGATTTTAGTGCATCCACCTCAGTTAAGTGCGTTCCTCCATTAGTTTGTGCAAATATTCCTGTTGGTTTTCCACTACCATCACCATTTAGGAAAGCATCTTCTTCTGCATTCGCTAGTGCTTTACCGAATTCTTCTAAGATATAGCTTTCTAAGTCAAACACACTATCATATAATAATTCTTCAGTAACTTTAATAGCTACATGAAGTTTGTGAGCATCTAATAAAACTTGTTTAAATGTTGCTTCTCCAAATTTCAATTCTCCACCTTCTTCAACCCATGCAGCCGCAGGACTTGACGCAGCTATATTGATTTTATGTTTACCATTTGTTTTTAAAGTGTGAGATAGTTTTCTAATAATATTTTCTTCTTTTAACGTTTCAACTAATCTACTATCATACTCGTCTGGAACTAAATATCCTCCATCAGTATCTACTTTTTCTTGTAGAATATTTTCTATTTGTCTAAAATTAGATCGTAGGGCTTTTATCATTGCTTTTTTGTGTTGAAGATTTTTTTGAATTTTATCTTCTTTATCAGACACCATTGGTTTTGAGATTAACGGATCATTTACTGGTTTTGATAATTCTCTTTCCATATTTTCCATCTCTTGAAGTCTCTCTATTTCAAAAGTAAAGTTTTTAACTTTTTCTTCCATCATGTTATAAGTTTCAACATCTTCTTTTGATAATAGTCCATCACTATCTTTTTTACTCTCAACAAAGGCTTTTGCACCTTCCCACGCTTTAGCACGTTTTTCAATTAATTCTTGTATTTTTTTATTCATAATTCTTACCTCCAGTTTTTTATTAAATCTAATCTATTCATTAACGAATCAGCTTTTATTTTTTCTTCGTTTACATTTTTAAGAGTTTCTTTAATTTTATTCATCATTGAATTTTGAACTGTTGCTTCTTGATAAAGCATACTAATATTTGGAATCTCAATATCCTGAATCTCGTCTCGTTTTAAGATAGAATCAGCAAAACCAAGTTCAACTGCTTTTCTTGCATCCATCCATGTTTCATTATCCATAAGTTTTGATATTTTATTTCGTGATAATCCTGTTTTTATTTCATAAGCATTAATTATTGATTCTTTCACCTCACTTAGCATATCTATAGCTCTTTGCATTTCACTTGTGCTACCATATGCAATTGTCATAGGATTATGAATCATAAGCATTGAAACAGGACTCATAATAACTTCTGTTCCTGCCATAGCAACCACACTCGCAGCACTTGCTGCTATTCCATCAATTTTTACCTTAACATTTCCTTTGTGTTCCATTAAGAGATTATAAATTTGTGCGGCTGCAATACAATCCCCACCAGGTGAATTTATCCATACTGTAATATCTCCACTATGTTTAATTAGTTCTTCTTTAAAAATTTGCGGAGTGACCTCATCATCAAACCATGATTCTTCAGCTATTGTTCCATTTAAAAATAATATGTTCTCTGGTGGTTCATCTTTATTATTTTGTACTATCTTCCAATTCCAAAATTTCTTCATCTGTGTTTTCCTCCTTATAATCTGTTAATCTCTCTGCATAAGCACCAGCCTTTTTAAGTGGTAACATGTTACCATTGACTAGATATAAGTTTCCTCCTTCCTCATCTGATATCAAATCTAAGTTTTCTAAACTCCTTATATCATTAGCACTCATCCAACCATTCTGACGTGCTGTTGCATATCCATTCATCCTACTTTGATAATCTCCTCTAAGTAGCCCATCAACATTGAATTTTATATAATATTTTTTCTTCTCATCACTTGTAAGTAGTCTCCTAGTCATAGCTTGTTCAAAACGTTTGACCCACGGATCAAGCGTGTATTTAACAAACTCAAGAGATTGTTGTTCAATATTAGAAAAACTAGACTTTTCAAGATCCCCTACCATATGTGGAGGAACTCTGAAAATTCTAGCTATCTCATTTATTTGAAATTTTCTCGTTTCTAAAAACTGTGCTTCATTAGGTGCTATTGAAATAGGAGTATATTTCATACCTTCTTCAAGTATTGCAACTTTATGGTTGTTCTTACCTGAAAATCCTCTAGCCCAACTTTCTCTCATTGCCTCTGGATTTTTTACTACCCCAGGATGTTCAAGTATACCACTTGGTGTAGCTCCATTTGCGAAAAATGCTGCTCCGTATTCTTCAGTTGCAATAGCCATTCCAATCGCATTTTTTGCCATAGCAATTGGACTATAACCAACTAAACCATCAAATCCTAAACCTGGTATATGTAATATGTCTCTTGGTGACAGCTTAACAGCGCCTTTAGTTTTAGAATTTGCATCCCCTTCACTTATATAATATTCATAATACAAATTACCAGTTTCATCTCTATCAACTTTCATTCTATCTGGCATCAATGGATAAAGTCCTAATACCTCTCCTTTACCATTTCTTATAATTTGTGCATACGCATTACCCCATAAAAGCAAATGAGTCATTAGTGTTTCTCTAAAAATAAAACTTGTCATTTCATTATTTGGTTCATCATGAAGTAACGCATATAACATATGTTCTGTTGCTTTTTTTGTACCAGTCTCGGTTACTTCATACACATGTAAAGGTAGACTAGCTAATGTTTCTGAAAGTATCCTTACACAACTATATACCGCTGTCATCTGCATGGCACTTCTTTCTGTTACTCTATTTCCACTAGAACTTCCACCCATAAAAAAACTATAGGAACTTCCATTTAATCTATTTTTAGGATTATCTCTAGATTTTAATAATTTCATAAAATAATTCATACATACCTCCTAAATTTGAATACTAAAAAAGCACCTCTAATGAGATGCTTAATGCTGACGATATGATATTACACTACTTTTTAGATAAAGTTTCATTGAAAATCTTTTCAAATTCTTTGTCAGTTAGTTTATCGTTATTCTTACAT comes from the Gemella morbillorum genome and includes:
- a CDS encoding head maturation protease, ClpP-related; protein product: MKKFWNWKIVQNNKDEPPENILFLNGTIAEESWFDDEVTPQIFKEELIKHSGDITVWINSPGGDCIAAAQIYNLLMEHKGNVKVKIDGIAASAASVVAMAGTEVIMSPVSMLMIHNPMTIAYGSTSEMQRAIDMLSEVKESIINAYEIKTGLSRNKISKLMDNETWMDARKAVELGFADSILKRDEIQDIEIPNISMLYQEATVQNSMMNKIKETLKNVNEEKIKADSLMNRLDLIKNWR
- a CDS encoding phage major capsid protein, whose protein sequence is MNKKIQELIEKRAKAWEGAKAFVESKKDSDGLLSKEDVETYNMMEEKVKNFTFEIERLQEMENMERELSKPVNDPLISKPMVSDKEDKIQKNLQHKKAMIKALRSNFRQIENILQEKVDTDGGYLVPDEYDSRLVETLKEENIIRKLSHTLKTNGKHKINIAASSPAAAWVEEGGELKFGEATFKQVLLDAHKLHVAIKVTEELLYDSVFDLESYILEEFGKALANAEEDAFLNGDGSGKPTGIFAQTNGGTHLTEVDALKSDDIINLIHALKRPYRKNAAFILNDKIIANIRKLKDNNGAYIWQPSYQLGEPDKLAGYPVYTSAFAPENKIAFGDFRYYNIGDRGARSFKELQELFAGNGMIGFVAKERVDGKLVLPEAVQILPIKG
- a CDS encoding head-tail connector protein, which gives rise to MELKLEQVKNYLRVDTTEDDELILSLLFTAKKLCLGILRVSSFSELGDEHDFDEFKIPILYTVAYLYEHRENADFRELTLILRALLFNHRKEEF
- a CDS encoding phage head closure protein, coding for MDIVELDTRITFQKVVLEFDELHQQLETWSDFFTCWSNLKLVTSSEVERHGVNRSSEVISFVVRKTPELKELNTLEYRIKYNNKFFDILEVDVFSKDKKFLRVKGVNSYD
- a CDS encoding phage portal protein; translation: MNYFMKLLKSRDNPKNRLNGSSYSFFMGGSSSGNRVTERSAMQMTAVYSCVRILSETLASLPLHVYEVTETGTKKATEHMLYALLHDEPNNEMTSFIFRETLMTHLLLWGNAYAQIIRNGKGEVLGLYPLMPDRMKVDRDETGNLYYEYYISEGDANSKTKGAVKLSPRDILHIPGLGFDGLVGYSPIAMAKNAIGMAIATEEYGAAFFANGATPSGILEHPGVVKNPEAMRESWARGFSGKNNHKVAILEEGMKYTPISIAPNEAQFLETRKFQINEIARIFRVPPHMVGDLEKSSFSNIEQQSLEFVKYTLDPWVKRFEQAMTRRLLTSDEKKKYYIKFNVDGLLRGDYQSRMNGYATARQNGWMSANDIRSLENLDLISDEEGGNLYLVNGNMLPLKKAGAYAERLTDYKEENTDEEILELEDSTK